Genomic segment of Arthrobacter antioxidans:
TCTCCTTCACCGCCGTCGCAGGAACGGTCTTCTCCCTGATCTTCGCCGCGTCGCTTGCCTTCTCGGTGCACCAGACGACGACGAACCAGGCCTTCGCGTACTTCGACACCCGGGCGAGGCTGTGGGAGTTCGCGGTCGGATCCCTGCTGGCCCTGGCCCTGCCCCATCTGAATCTGAACCGGCTGACCCGGCTGGCCCTGGGCTGGGCCGGGATCCTGATGATCATCGCCTGCGGCCTCGTGGTCCAGGTCGAGAACCAGTTCCCGGGCTGGATCGCCCTGATCCCCGTCCTCGGAGCCGCCGCCGTCATCACCGCCGGCCCGCAGGGACACCAGCCCCGTCACCGGCTGGGCATCGATCGCATCCTCGGCGCAGCACCCGTGCTGTCGGTCGGGCGGATCTCTTACGCCCTGTACCTGTGGCACTGGCCGATCCTGATCACCTACCTCGTCACCACCGGAACCAGCACCGTGTCCCTCGGCGAGGGCGCCCTGATCATCGCCCTGTCCGCGGTCCTGTCCTGGGGCACGATGCGCCTGGTCGAGCGTCCCCTGCAGGGCTGGTCCTGGGTGCACCGCCGCAAGCGCCGCAACGCAATGCTCACGGTCGGCTGCGCCCTGATCGTCGCCGTCCCCCTCTCCGGGTGGGAGACGCGCATCAGCGTCCAGGAAGAGCAGCTCGCACAGCAGCCGGCGGCGCTGAACCCCGGAGCGGAAGCCCTCCTCTCACCCGAGGAACACGCGACCCTCCCGGAGGCCGCGCTGCTGCCGGCCGCCACGGACCTTGGGGCCGAGTGGGGCAAGGCGGGGCCCGCCTGCGACGGCGGATACCGGCCTCAAGACGAGGCGCTGGAAACATGCCACCAGATCGAACCCGACGGGCAGGCAACCCGCACGGTCGTCGTCATCGGAGACTCGCACGCCAACCAGCTCATGCCCGCACTCACCCACATCGCCGAGAAGAATCAGTGGCGGATGATCACCCTGCTCCGCAACGCCTGCCGCTACGGAGCGGAGTCCGACGCCCGCGACGAGGCATGTAATGCGCGTAATGACGCTGCCCGCGAATACGTGCTGGACCTGCAGCCCGACGCGGTCATCACCCACGGAACCCTCAGCACGGCCGAGGAACCGCATGAGCTCCTCGTCCCGGACTGGGAAGCAGGGATCGGTGTCTTCCTCGAGGACGGCATCGAAGTCCTCGCCATCCGGGACAATCCCCGCTTCCCGATCAACATGTTCGAATGCGTCGAGCTCCACGGGCAGGACGCACCGCTGTGCAACACCCCTCGCGACCAGGCGCTCCTGGCGGTGAATCCGGTCGAGGCGATCGCGGCCCGGGAACCGCTCGTGCATTCGCTGGACGTCACCCCGGCGTACTGCACCGACACCACCTGCCCCGCCGTCGTCGGGAACGTCCACGTGTACATGGACCTTGACCACCTCAACCGCACCTACGTCGAAACCTTCACCGGCTACTTCGAGGACGAATTGTTCGCGAGCACCGGGTGGACGGCCACGGCACCACACATCTCCGACCAGGACCCTGAGTCTCCGGAGATGCGCTAGTAGCGGGTGAGGACGTCGATGAACTCGTCGGCGCGGGCGAGGGTCTCGACCATCTTGTCCCGCCGTTGGACGGCCGTGTCACGGAAGGTGGCCACGCGCGCGCGCAGCTCGTCGACCGCTCCCTGGTCCGTCTCCTGCTGCAGGGCATCCAGGACGGAGAGGAGATCCGTCATCTCCTCGAGCGTGAAACCCAGCGGCTTCATCCGGCGGATCACCATCAGCCGCTCGAGATCCTCCTCGCTGTAGACGCGGAACCCGCCCTCCGTGCGGGCGGTCGCCGGGAGGATACCGACGTCGTCATAGTGGCGGATCGTCCGCAGGGACAGGCCTGTGCGCTCGGCAAGCTCACCGATATGCATGGTCCGGCCCGCCTCGGCGACCTCCGGTGTCGCATCGCTCATCTGTGCTTCCCTTCCCATGCCGGCTACAACCTCACGTGACGTTAGGTTAGAGTTTAACGGTTACTGCGGCATCCCGCGGTTCTTCTGTACGCCGGCGTACAGCCTAGCTTCCCTTCCCGAACGGCGAACCAGCCGTCTCCCGCCGCCCTGTACTCTTCACGCACGAAGGAACCTGCCATGTCAGCAGCCGCGCCGACCGCGACACCAGCACCCACTCCCGTCGAACGTCAGTCGGTCGCCAGGACCTTGCGGAATCCTCGCCTGCTGAAGACCGAGGTCCTCGCCGGCCTCGTCGTCGCCCTCGCCCTGATCCCGGAGGCCATCGCCTTCTCGATCATCGCCGGCGTGGACCCGCGACTGGGCCTGTTCGCCTCGTTCACCATGGCGGTCTCCATCGCCTTCCTCGGCGGACGCCCGGCGATGATCTCCGCGGCCACCGGCGCGATCGCCCTGGTCATCGCACCCCTGGTGGCCAGCCACGGCGTGGACTACTTCATCGCCGCGGTGATCCTCGGCGGCGTCTTCCAGGTGATCCTCGGCATCACCGGGGTCGCCCGGCTCATGCGCTTCATCCCCCGCTCCGTCATGGTGGGCTTCGTCAACGCCCTCGCGATCCTCATCTTCATGTCGCAGGTCCCCGAGCTCATCGACGTGCCCTTCCTCGTGTACCCCATGGTCGCCGTCGGCCTGCTGATCGTCTTCGGCCTGCCCCGCCTCACCAGGGCCGTCCCCGCACCCCTGGTGGCCATCGTGGTCCTGACCGTCTTCGCGGTCCT
This window contains:
- a CDS encoding acyltransferase family protein, producing the protein MTTSDTVQHHGTPPGPGSAPSAAPAGQSGTFRPEVQGLRAVALVLVVVYHVWLGRVSGGVDVFLLVSAFLLTASFARRSTDGPLGLRAYWARVFGRLLPPAAVVLLATVIASIAFFPQVRWGTLIEHAWASLLYVQNWDLAFGAVDYQAADAATASPFQHFWSLSIQGQVFILWPLILVGCILAARRTRFSFTAVAGTVFSLIFAASLAFSVHQTTTNQAFAYFDTRARLWEFAVGSLLALALPHLNLNRLTRLALGWAGILMIIACGLVVQVENQFPGWIALIPVLGAAAVITAGPQGHQPRHRLGIDRILGAAPVLSVGRISYALYLWHWPILITYLVTTGTSTVSLGEGALIIALSAVLSWGTMRLVERPLQGWSWVHRRKRRNAMLTVGCALIVAVPLSGWETRISVQEEQLAQQPAALNPGAEALLSPEEHATLPEAALLPAATDLGAEWGKAGPACDGGYRPQDEALETCHQIEPDGQATRTVVVIGDSHANQLMPALTHIAEKNQWRMITLLRNACRYGAESDARDEACNARNDAAREYVLDLQPDAVITHGTLSTAEEPHELLVPDWEAGIGVFLEDGIEVLAIRDNPRFPINMFECVELHGQDAPLCNTPRDQALLAVNPVEAIAAREPLVHSLDVTPAYCTDTTCPAVVGNVHVYMDLDHLNRTYVETFTGYFEDELFASTGWTATAPHISDQDPESPEMR
- a CDS encoding MerR family transcriptional regulator, yielding MSDATPEVAEAGRTMHIGELAERTGLSLRTIRHYDDVGILPATARTEGGFRVYSEEDLERLMVIRRMKPLGFTLEEMTDLLSVLDALQQETDQGAVDELRARVATFRDTAVQRRDKMVETLARADEFIDVLTRY